AGCCCAGTTATGGCACCTGGTGACGTTAAGCGTCTGAAACAAGGTTTGGCTAACCTGAAATAGTCCACTGATTACTAACATATATTTTCTGGGAGGTCTTTGATATGGCAAGAGTAAAGGGCGGATTCGTTGTTCGTCGTCGTCATAAAAAAGTATTGAAACTTGCTAAAGGTTATTTCGGTTCTAAACACCGTATCTTCAAAACAGCTAACGAACAAGTTATGAAATCCATGGTATATGCATACCGTGATCGTCGTACAACAAAACGTAACTTCCGCAAATTGTGGATCGTTCGTATTAACGCAGCAGCTCGCATGAACGGATTGTCTTACAACAAATTCATGCACGGTCTGAAACTCGCTGGAGTTGACATGAACCGTAAAATGCTTGCTGATCTTGCAGTAAACGATATTAATGCATTCAACTCTTTGGCT
This sequence is a window from Paenibacillus urinalis. Protein-coding genes within it:
- the rplT gene encoding 50S ribosomal protein L20 gives rise to the protein MARVKGGFVVRRRHKKVLKLAKGYFGSKHRIFKTANEQVMKSMVYAYRDRRTTKRNFRKLWIVRINAAARMNGLSYNKFMHGLKLAGVDMNRKMLADLAVNDINAFNSLAVVAKEKINA